One window from the genome of Streptococcus parasanguinis encodes:
- the trpC gene encoding indole-3-glycerol phosphate synthase TrpC, which yields MSQEFLPKILKEKAREVAAMKEEELQPLRETYRLYDYLKSHPEKLQVIAEVKKASPSLGDIHVDVDIVAQAKTYEENGAVMISVLTDEVFFKGSIEYLREISSQVRIPTLNKDFIVDEKQIIRARNAGATVILLIVAALPEARLKELYEFATHLGLEVLVETHNLTELEIAHRIGAQIIGVNNRNLVTFETDLHTSLELATSFEQEPVYISESAIFTAADARMLAPYFNGILVGTALMKADNVAEKVKELQIDKG from the coding sequence ATGAGTCAAGAATTCTTGCCAAAGATTCTAAAAGAAAAGGCGCGTGAAGTGGCTGCGATGAAAGAAGAGGAACTCCAACCTTTGCGCGAGACCTACCGCCTGTATGATTACCTAAAGAGTCATCCAGAAAAGCTTCAGGTCATTGCGGAAGTGAAAAAGGCCAGCCCGAGTCTGGGAGATATTCATGTTGATGTGGATATCGTCGCGCAGGCTAAGACTTACGAAGAAAATGGGGCCGTGATGATTTCTGTCTTGACCGATGAAGTGTTTTTCAAGGGCAGTATCGAGTATCTCCGGGAAATATCTAGTCAGGTGCGTATCCCCACCCTCAACAAAGATTTCATTGTGGATGAAAAGCAAATAATTCGGGCGCGAAACGCAGGGGCGACCGTGATCTTGTTGATAGTTGCAGCCTTACCAGAGGCTCGTCTGAAGGAGCTCTATGAGTTTGCGACCCATCTTGGCCTGGAGGTCTTGGTGGAGACCCATAATCTGACAGAACTAGAGATCGCTCACCGGATTGGGGCTCAGATCATAGGGGTCAATAATCGCAACTTGGTGACCTTTGAGACAGATCTTCATACTAGCCTGGAATTGGCGACAAGCTTTGAACAAGAACCGGTTTACATCTCGGAGTCTGCTATTTTCACAGCAGCAGATGCGCGTATGCTGGCTCCTTATTTTAATGGCATTCTCGTTGGGACAGCCCTCATGAAGGCAGACAATGTGGCTGAAAAAGTAAAGGAGTTGCAGATTGACAAAGGTTAA
- the trpD gene encoding anthranilate phosphoribosyltransferase, translated as MKQVLAKVAEGMDLTSAELEAAMEEVVAGRASEAQVTALLLGLKMKGETVEERTAIAKVMQAYAVAIPTEVQGAMDNCGTGGDRSYSFNISTTAAFVLAGGGIKMAKHGNRSISSKSGSADVLEALGINLDLGPEDLGRVFEKAGIVFLFAKNLHPGMRYIMPARLALGVPTVMNLTGPLINPIPLESQLLGTSRPDMLESTAEILKNLGRKRAVVVSGPQGLDEAGLDGETQLAILENGQVTLSSFQPEDIEMERIEIDQVRGGDAKRNAEILLSVLKNEASPFLEVTVLNAGLGFYANGKVDSIKEGIALAREVIASGAALEKLRLLQEYQK; from the coding sequence ATGAAACAAGTGCTTGCAAAAGTAGCGGAAGGAATGGATCTAACCAGTGCAGAGTTAGAAGCTGCCATGGAGGAAGTTGTTGCTGGTCGTGCTTCAGAAGCGCAGGTGACGGCCCTTCTTCTAGGTCTCAAAATGAAGGGAGAAACGGTTGAAGAGCGGACGGCTATTGCAAAAGTGATGCAGGCCTATGCCGTCGCTATTCCGACTGAAGTTCAAGGAGCGATGGACAATTGTGGAACTGGGGGCGATCGTTCGTATAGTTTCAATATTTCAACAACAGCTGCCTTCGTCCTTGCTGGTGGTGGTATCAAGATGGCGAAACACGGAAATCGCTCGATCTCTTCCAAATCCGGTTCTGCGGATGTACTAGAAGCGCTGGGGATTAACCTTGATTTGGGTCCAGAAGACTTGGGACGAGTGTTTGAAAAGGCGGGGATTGTCTTCCTATTTGCCAAAAATCTGCATCCTGGCATGCGCTATATTATGCCAGCCCGCTTGGCGCTAGGGGTTCCAACGGTGATGAACTTAACCGGTCCTCTTATCAATCCGATTCCTCTAGAAAGCCAGCTATTGGGAACCAGTCGTCCTGACATGCTGGAAAGCACGGCGGAGATTCTAAAGAATTTGGGTCGGAAACGCGCAGTAGTGGTGAGTGGCCCACAAGGCTTGGACGAGGCAGGACTTGATGGGGAAACCCAGCTCGCTATTCTGGAAAATGGACAGGTTACCTTATCCAGCTTTCAACCAGAAGATATCGAAATGGAGCGCATTGAAATTGATCAAGTACGAGGTGGAGACGCCAAACGCAATGCAGAAATTTTGCTCAGTGTCTTGAAGAATGAAGCGAGTCCCTTCTTAGAAGTGACTGTCTTGAATGCTGGCCTTGGTTTTTATGCCAACGGCAAGGTAGATTCTATCAAGGAGGGGATTGCCTTGGCACGTGAAGTGATTGCCAGTGGGGCTGCCCTTGAGAAATTGAGATTATTACAGGAGTATCAAAAATGA
- the trpE gene encoding anthranilate synthase component I: MKKVLSADVLSPILAYMRLDAPHKMILESIPREKENARFSIVAYRPVSEVKFENGVLYYNDQIVEEDPLDFLNRITVKTKTSEELPFNGGAIGFVGYDLIGLYENIGSIPEDTIGTPDLHFFLYESYVIFDHKKEKVYVVEENLYSGRSEAEQASSLEQVLAQLARPAKEEFQDKDLHALHFHNHLEQKEFEEMVALARDYIRKGDMFQCVLSQRFSADFSGKSLDYYRNLRVTNPSNYLYFYDFGEYQIIGASPESLVSVKDRVVTTNPIAGTRPRGIDEEADRQLAADLAGDPKEVAEHRMLVDLGRNDIGRIAQNGSVEVTKYMEVEFFRYVMHLTSVVKGQLLPGLASIEALKATLPAGTVSGAPKIRAMKRIYEAEKEKRGVYAGAIGYLSVTGDLDFAIAIRTMILKNKKAYVQAGAGIVYDSIAENEYQETVNKAKSMTRIGEEG, from the coding sequence ATGAAAAAAGTTTTATCTGCTGATGTTTTGAGTCCAATTTTGGCTTATATGCGTTTGGATGCGCCCCATAAAATGATCTTGGAGTCGATCCCTCGTGAAAAAGAGAATGCGCGTTTTTCAATTGTAGCCTATCGGCCAGTCAGTGAAGTCAAGTTTGAAAATGGCGTCCTCTATTACAATGATCAAATTGTTGAAGAGGATCCTTTGGACTTTTTGAATCGCATCACGGTCAAAACGAAAACTTCTGAAGAGCTTCCTTTTAACGGTGGGGCGATTGGATTTGTCGGCTATGACTTGATTGGCCTCTATGAGAACATTGGTTCCATTCCTGAAGATACGATCGGCACACCAGATCTTCACTTTTTCTTATATGAGAGCTATGTGATTTTTGATCACAAAAAGGAAAAGGTCTATGTGGTGGAAGAGAACCTCTATAGTGGACGGAGTGAAGCAGAGCAAGCATCGAGCTTGGAGCAAGTATTAGCACAATTGGCAAGACCTGCAAAAGAAGAGTTTCAGGACAAGGACCTGCATGCGCTTCATTTCCACAATCATTTGGAGCAAAAAGAGTTTGAGGAAATGGTGGCACTAGCCCGGGACTATATTCGAAAAGGAGATATGTTCCAATGCGTGCTTAGTCAACGTTTTTCAGCTGATTTTTCAGGAAAATCATTGGATTATTACCGCAATTTGCGCGTGACCAACCCTTCGAATTATCTCTACTTTTATGATTTTGGGGAGTACCAAATTATCGGTGCCAGTCCAGAAAGTCTGGTGTCAGTCAAGGACCGAGTAGTGACGACCAATCCTATTGCTGGTACGCGTCCCAGAGGGATCGATGAAGAGGCTGATCGGCAATTGGCAGCTGATTTGGCAGGGGATCCAAAAGAAGTCGCAGAACACCGGATGTTGGTGGATCTAGGGCGAAACGATATTGGGCGTATCGCCCAAAATGGGTCGGTTGAAGTGACCAAATATATGGAAGTGGAGTTCTTCCGTTATGTGATGCACCTGACGAGTGTGGTCAAGGGTCAATTGCTTCCTGGACTAGCCTCCATTGAGGCTCTGAAGGCAACTCTTCCAGCGGGGACCGTTTCGGGTGCTCCCAAGATTCGAGCCATGAAGCGAATCTATGAAGCAGAAAAAGAAAAACGAGGCGTCTATGCGGGTGCTATTGGCTATCTCTCTGTGACGGGGGATCTCGATTTTGCTATTGCGATTCGAACCATGATCCTCAAAAATAAGAAGGCTTATGTGCAGGCTGGAGCAGGAATCGTTTATGATTCGATCGCTGAAAATGAATACCAAGAAACCGTCAATAAGGCAAAATCGATGACAAGGATTGGAGAAGAAGGATGA
- a CDS encoding DUF1304 domain-containing protein, with amino-acid sequence MSLLTIILASLAALEHLYIFYLESIRTTSDTTSRVFNMDKEELARPSVTSLFKNQGIYNALIGVFLLYGLFVSKNSEVVTIFVLFIIGAAAYGAMTANKKIILTQGGPAILALLSILLLG; translated from the coding sequence ATGTCATTACTGACGATTATTTTAGCAAGTCTTGCTGCACTGGAGCATTTGTATATTTTTTATTTGGAGAGCATCAGAACCACATCTGATACCACAAGTCGGGTTTTCAACATGGATAAAGAAGAACTCGCTCGCCCATCTGTGACCTCTTTATTTAAGAATCAAGGGATATACAATGCCTTGATTGGGGTGTTCCTCTTGTATGGATTGTTTGTCTCTAAAAATAGTGAAGTTGTTACGATTTTTGTGCTTTTTATTATTGGAGCTGCAGCCTACGGTGCGATGACAGCCAATAAAAAGATTATCTTGACCCAAGGTGGTCCTGCAATTTTAGCTTTATTGAGTATCCTATTGTTGGGATAA
- a CDS encoding MarR family winged helix-turn-helix transcriptional regulator — MAEINDLLYQLRLADQSTTQLFEKRLGISLTRYQILQDLLEQAPCNQIAVQERLQIDPAALTRHFKILEKEGFVHRSRNPKNQREILIHLTDTAYNRLVKHPPRHHVAVKEQMSRILTAQEQEQFSYLLDKLVSGIEQITVE, encoded by the coding sequence ATGGCAGAAATAAATGATTTGCTCTACCAACTACGTTTGGCAGATCAATCGACTACACAGTTATTTGAAAAGCGACTAGGGATTAGCTTAACACGTTATCAAATTTTGCAGGATTTATTAGAACAAGCGCCTTGCAATCAGATCGCGGTTCAGGAACGCTTGCAGATTGATCCAGCGGCTTTAACCCGGCATTTCAAAATATTAGAAAAGGAAGGATTTGTCCATCGGAGTCGAAATCCAAAGAATCAGCGGGAAATCCTAATTCATTTGACGGATACGGCCTATAATCGTTTGGTCAAACATCCCCCTCGCCATCATGTGGCGGTGAAAGAACAGATGAGTCGGATTTTGACTGCTCAAGAACAAGAGCAATTTTCTTACCTGCTGGACAAATTAGTATCTGGCATTGAACAAATAACAGTTGAATAA